CCATTGGTTACTTGGCGGTGATGGTTGGGCTTATGACATAGGATTTGGAGGTGTTGATCAGGTACTTTCTCTAGGAGACGATGTAAATATATTTGTAATGGATACTGAAATATATTCAAATACTGGTGGTCAATCTTCCAAATCCACTCCTGCTGGAGCCATTGCTAAATTTGCCTCTGCTGGTAAACGAACAAAGAAGAAGGACCTTGGCTTAATGGCTATGACCTATGGAAATGTTTATGTGACACAAATAGCTATGGGTGCAAATATGAATCATGCCATTAAGGCAATTACTGAGGCTGAAGCTTACAAAGGACCATCTATAATAATAGCTTATGCACCATGTATAAGTCATGGTATTAAAACTGGTATGGGCACTAGTATAGCTGAAGAGAAAAAAGCTGTAGAATCTGGATATTGGCATCTATTTAGATATAACCCTCTTCTTAAAGCTGAAGGTAAAAATCCATTTGTACTTGATTCAAAAGAACCAACATCACCATACAAAGGCTTTATAGAAGGTGAAATTCGTTACGCTTCACTTAAAAAACTTTTCCCTGATAGACTTGATGCTGCATTTAAACAATCTGAGGAAGATGCAAAAGAAAGATATTTACTTTATAAAAAATTATCTGAATTACAATAAACTAATAAAAGCTAGGGGAGATTAAACCTCTAGCTTTTATTCATTTTATACTCAACAACTGGTACTTTAAAAGTTTTATCACTAAAAGGTTTCTTTTCATAATTAAACTTACTTATGAAATCTTTAAATCTTTTGAATTCACCATTATCTACTTTGTACCAGTTTTCATCTATATTAAAAAAATCATCTCCCACAAAAGATATTTGATGTTGTACCTTACCATAAGTTGTAACAGATATCCCCCAACCTTTTTCATTTCTTTTTGGTATCCTTATTCTTTTTATCGAATTAATAAAATTAATAGTACTTTTTACATCTTCTTTTTTTGTTATTATTTCTTCGGTTACATGCCCTGTTTCATTAAAAGGATAAGCTATTATCCTAACTTCTTTAGTAGTTTTTGAATCTATATTAGTCGTTTGGGCTTGTTTTTCTTCTACTTTATTACCACATCCACATAAGAACATTATAAATAATATGCCTAACAATACTTTTTTCATAATTTCCCCCAAAGTTGTATAATTTACTTTTTATTAATACAAATTTTCTTCTTTCCACACCTCTCTCGAGCTATAAATATTCCTTCATTTTTTTCATATTCACATAGATATTCAATCTATAGTTTCTTTGTATCATATCTTATAAAAAATGGAGAAAGAGTTATTATTATAAAAATCCATATAATATAAAAAAGAAAGGAATAGGATTTAAATATTTCATATAAAAAATTATGGAATAAAATTGGAAGTGGTATAAGTACCGTAATTATAACTCGATATACCATCTTCATATAGTATTTAGTATTACAATTCAAACATTCAATAGGCTTACCAAGTCCTTTTAAAAGTGAAGTTACAATAGTTGTCCATCTAAAATTTTTTGAGCATTTTCTACATTTTTGAACAAACATTATTTTTCATTTCCTTTCTGTAGTATAAGGTAATTTTTGTAACCCAAGCTAATTGTATACATTATATTTTACACCTATTTAGATATTTATAAAACAAAAGTATGTTGCTATATTTATAATAATAAAATAAAATAGTATAGTAATGTTAAAAATGAAAAGGTGACAACAACTATGAATAGTATAATAAGTTCTTATAAGAAAAATCAGAAGGGTATAATTTTAATACTCTTAGCTTCAATATGTACAACTGTAGGCCAATATATGTGGAAATTGTCTGCTATGCATAACATTCCTTACATACTAATTGGATTCTTATTTTATGCAGTAGGTGCTGTAGGCATGATAATTGCATTAAAGTATGGAAGTTTTTCTGTTATACATCCAATGATGAGCATGGGATATGTATTTACAATAATAGTATCTTACCTTCTTTTAAAGGAATCCATTGGTGTAGAAAAAATAATAGGTGTAATGCTTATTATGTTAGGCGTTGCATTTATAGGTATAGGTGATGAATGATGAATAATAATATAATTTTACCTTTTGTAATTATTATAATGACTCTTTTAGGCTCCTTTGGAGGCTTCTGTTTTAAAAAATCCACCTCAGGAGGTACAATAGTATCGATTCTTACAAACAAGTTTTTATACATAGGGGGTTTTTTATATGTAAGTGCAGCTTTAACGAATATATATGCTCTTAAGTATATGCCTTTATCAGTAGTCATGCCAATGTCCTCAATTACTTACATATGGTCCATGATTATTTCTAGAATTATTCTTCATGAAAAAATCACAAAATTTAAGATTACTGGCTTGACTCTTATAATCATAGGTGTTATTTTTGTTGGGCTTGCTTAAACTGTAAATATAAAAAAGGTTCAAGAATATACTCTCTAATTCTTGAACCTTTCTATTAATATTTAGTAGTATTTTCTTTTCACAAATCCTAGTTATTACCT
The Clostridium felsineum DSM 794 DNA segment above includes these coding regions:
- a CDS encoding EamA family transporter, with amino-acid sequence MNNNIILPFVIIIMTLLGSFGGFCFKKSTSGGTIVSILTNKFLYIGGFLYVSAALTNIYALKYMPLSVVMPMSSITYIWSMIISRIILHEKITKFKITGLTLIIIGVIFVGLA
- a CDS encoding EamA family transporter, whose translation is MNSIISSYKKNQKGIILILLASICTTVGQYMWKLSAMHNIPYILIGFLFYAVGAVGMIIALKYGSFSVIHPMMSMGYVFTIIVSYLLLKESIGVEKIIGVMLIMLGVAFIGIGDE
- a CDS encoding TIGR04104 family putative zinc finger protein — translated: MFVQKCRKCSKNFRWTTIVTSLLKGLGKPIECLNCNTKYYMKMVYRVIITVLIPLPILFHNFLYEIFKSYSFLFYIIWIFIIITLSPFFIRYDTKKL